From a single Pseudoalteromonas nigrifaciens genomic region:
- a CDS encoding Dps family protein, producing the protein MSQVNAIGLNSAKSEDIIKSLNSLLSSYQIQYMNARGFHWNIKGRNFFELHIKFEEIYNLLLLKVDEVAERILTLDGAPLHAFSDYLEVSKIKEAKGISDGVAAVENLLAGYSVLIKMQREILSQAADANDEGTAALMSDYISEQEKLVWMLKAYLD; encoded by the coding sequence ATGTCACAGGTAAATGCTATTGGTTTAAACAGTGCAAAAAGTGAAGACATTATTAAGTCATTAAACTCGCTACTGAGCAGCTATCAAATTCAGTACATGAACGCACGTGGGTTTCATTGGAATATTAAAGGCCGTAACTTTTTTGAACTACACATTAAGTTTGAAGAAATTTATAACTTATTGCTTTTAAAAGTAGATGAAGTTGCTGAGCGTATTTTAACGCTAGATGGTGCGCCACTGCATGCGTTTTCAGATTACCTAGAAGTAAGTAAAATTAAAGAAGCTAAAGGTATTAGCGACGGTGTAGCTGCAGTAGAGAACTTACTTGCAGGTTACAGTGTGTTGATTAAAATGCAGCGCGAAATTTTAAGCCAAGCAGCCGATGCAAACGACGAAGGTACAGCCGCGCTAATGAGTGATTATATTTCAGAGCAAGAAAAACTTGTTTGGATGTTAAAAGCTTACTTAGATTAA
- a CDS encoding YaeQ family protein, giving the protein MALKSTIMKVQLSLSDMDRHVYQDFNLTLAQHPSETEQRLMIRLLAFALNSCDGLEFTKGLSSDDEPELWHKNYSEEIELWIELGLPDEKRLKKACNKAKKVVLYTYGENNQAIWWQKQQPKLRDFKNLSIFSLDYGVTQALANLVDRNIKLAITIQDGEMWVNTDTTNIEIKPQQLM; this is encoded by the coding sequence ATGGCTCTTAAATCCACCATTATGAAAGTGCAGTTGTCGCTTAGCGATATGGACCGTCACGTTTACCAAGATTTTAATTTAACCTTGGCCCAGCATCCTTCAGAAACCGAACAACGTTTGATGATCCGCTTACTCGCTTTTGCACTCAATAGCTGTGATGGTTTAGAATTTACCAAAGGATTAAGTTCTGACGATGAGCCCGAGCTGTGGCATAAAAACTACAGTGAAGAAATAGAGCTGTGGATAGAGCTGGGTTTACCTGACGAAAAGCGCCTTAAAAAAGCCTGTAATAAAGCTAAAAAAGTGGTGCTTTACACTTATGGCGAAAACAACCAAGCTATTTGGTGGCAAAAACAGCAGCCTAAATTACGTGATTTTAAAAACCTTAGTATATTTAGTTTAGATTATGGTGTTACCCAAGCTTTGGCCAATTTGGTTGATCGTAATATAAAGCTTGCTATTACTATTCAAGATGGCGAGATGTGGGTTAATACCGACACGACCAATATTGAAATAAAACCACAGCAGTTAATGTGA
- a CDS encoding DUF7379 domain-containing protein yields the protein MKVKQVIVLHGLYMSGFVMRPLCSRLKSSGVKVLNLTYNTLTPNRDAIFAQIDEFIGDQPSAFVCHSMGGLVARAYLEANSPASQHVEKVITLGTPHKGSHIAQKMQQKGFESFLKNSVEFLLSKNGNWPFKAKLYSIAGDLPIGLMPLIVKGSCSDGTVLLDETKLKGMAEHKVFHLSHTSMIYSRQVLDYILERLNEDD from the coding sequence ATGAAGGTTAAGCAGGTTATTGTTTTACACGGCTTATATATGTCTGGCTTTGTGATGCGCCCGTTGTGCTCTCGCTTAAAAAGTTCTGGCGTAAAAGTGTTAAACCTAACTTACAATACGCTCACTCCTAATCGCGATGCTATTTTTGCGCAAATAGATGAGTTTATAGGCGATCAGCCTTCGGCTTTTGTTTGCCATTCTATGGGCGGGCTTGTTGCTCGTGCGTATCTTGAGGCGAACTCGCCTGCAAGCCAACATGTTGAAAAAGTAATTACTTTAGGCACCCCACATAAAGGCAGCCATATTGCGCAAAAAATGCAGCAAAAAGGGTTTGAATCTTTTTTAAAAAATAGCGTAGAGTTTTTACTTTCTAAAAACGGTAATTGGCCTTTTAAAGCCAAACTTTACAGTATTGCTGGTGATTTACCCATAGGGCTTATGCCGCTTATTGTTAAAGGCAGTTGCTCTGATGGCACTGTATTACTTGATGAAACCAAGCTCAAAGGTATGGCCGAACATAAAGTGTTTCATTTAAGCCATACCAGTATGATTTACTCTCGCCAAGTACTCGATTATATTTTAGAGCGCTTAAACGAAGACGATTAA